The following proteins are co-located in the Equus caballus isolate H_3958 breed thoroughbred chromosome 15, TB-T2T, whole genome shotgun sequence genome:
- the LOC100068275 gene encoding regenerating islet-derived protein 3-gamma has protein sequence MMLSTKALPSMSWMLLSCLMLLSQVQGEDSQKNLPSPRLSCPKGSNAYGSHCYALFMTPKSWMDADIACQKRPSGHLVSILSGAEASFVGSLVKNTVNTYSYIWIGLHDPTQGYEPYADGWEWSSTDVLNYFAWERDPATVSNPGYCASLSQSTGYLKWKDYNCDVKLPYICKFDA, from the exons ATGATGCTGTCCACCAAGGCCCTCCCCAGCATGTCCTGGATGCTGCTCTCCTGCCTGATGCTCCTATCTCAGGTCCAAG GTGAAGACTCCCAGAAGAACCTTCCCTCTCCACGACTCAGCTGTCCCAAAGGCTCCAATGCCTATGGCTCCCACTGCTATGCCTTGTTTATGACACCAAAATCCTGGATGGATGCGGAT ATTGCCTGCCAGAAGCGGCCCTCAGGACACCTTGTGTCTATCCTCAGCGGGGCTGAGGCATCTTTTGTGGGCTCCCTGGTTAAGAATACTGTGAATACCTACTCATATATCTGGATTGGGCTCCATGACCCCACACAG GGCTATGAACCCTATGCAGATGGATGGGAATGGAGTAGCACTGATGTTCTGAATTACTTTGCTTGGGAGAGAGATCCTGCCACTGTCTCAAACCCTGGCTACTGTGCAAGTCTGTCACAAAGCACAG GATATCTGAAATGGAAAGATTATAACTGTGATGTGAAGTTACCCTACATCTGTAAGTTCGATGCCTAG